The DNA segment CAATTAAATATTCCTTGCCATCGACCTTTATCTCGTTCGGTCCGTATTTGGTGAATAAAACAACATCTCCCACTTTAACCTCCAAAGGAATAAGTTTGCCTGTTGAATTCCTTTTTCCGGCTCCAACAGCCACAACTTTGCCCTGTTCGGGTCTTTCTTTTTCAACTGTTTCCGGAAGCAAAATTCCTGATTTTGTTTTCTCCTCTTTTTCCACCGGTTCAATAAGAATATGGTCGTATAAAGGTTTTATTTTCATATTTTTTTTATTTTTATATTTTTATGTTTTTATGTTTTTAATGATAGCAAAAATCCCCCTCCTTGTCAATTACTCTTGATACTTGGGGAGGGATGCTGTATACTGGAATTATGTTATTCAGCTTAATTCTGCAAATTATCGTCGGAACATTAGGAATTTTTCTTGCTTCCCGTTTCGTTCCCGGGGTGAGCTTGGATATAATTCCCGGACAAAGCAATATTTTCGGGATAAGTATTACGGAAATGTGGCAGATGTTTCTGGTTGTCGGAACGATATTGGGATTGATAAATTTCTTCATCAAACCCATACTTCAAATAATATTTATCCCATTAAGGATACTGACTCTCGGATTATTTTCTTTGGTAATAAATATGGCCT comes from the Candidatus Nealsonbacteria bacterium CG07_land_8_20_14_0_80_39_13 genome and includes:
- a CDS encoding co-chaperone GroES, yielding MKIKPLYDHILIEPVEKEEKTKSGILLPETVEKERPEQGKVVAVGAGKRNSTGKLIPLEVKVGDVVLFTKYGPNEIKVDGKEYLIAKEEDILAILK